CGATCTCGTTGCCCTTGACCTCGCCCTGCGACAGGTCGCCGCCCATGTGGCGGCAGTAGGCGTCGAGGACGTTGAGCTCGCCGTCCGCGCCGGCGAAGACCACCAGCTTCTGCCCGAACGCGTTGACCTGGTGGGGCTTGCCGTCGGCGAGGTCGCGGGCGAGGCCGAGGCAGTGCCAGCCGCGCGCGAACCGGCGCGGGCCCGCGTCCACCTCGATCTGCCGGACCTGATCAGTGCTCGTCATGGGCCGAGTGTGGGTCGGGCCGCACGATGTGCGCCGCCGCCGGTCCCACTCACCGGTAGCCTGCTGGAACGCCGGAGCGGGTGCGGGCCCAAGATGGTCGTCGGCCCCTACCGCAGGGTGCCCGACCAGACCACCCGACCAGATCAGGAGAGACGCGTGGCTCGTATCGCCGAGGCCCGGAAGCCCGCCGAGCCGGTCTCCGAGGAGCAGAAGGACCGCTACCGCCGGATCCTCCGTGCCGCCAGCAAGCTGGGCGCCGAGCACGGCCTGGAGCGGATGCAGATGAACGACGTGGCCAAGGAGGCCGGCGTCGCGATCGCCACGCTCTACCGCTACTTCCCGTCCAAGACCGACCTCTTCGTCGGCGTCCTCCACTCGCAGATCCAGCACCTCAGCTCCGGCTCCGGGTCCGGGTCGGGCGTGGTCGCGGCAGCGCCCGCGGGCGAGCGGGCCGCCGCGGTCGCCGAGGTGCTGATCGGCGCGGGTCGCGGCATGCTCGCGCGTCCCCAGCTCGCGATGGCGATGCTGCAGGCCAACAACGCCGCGCAGCTGCAGGGCGGACGCGAGTACACCGAGGCCAACGCCGCCTTCCACGGCGTCCTGCTGCGCGCCCTCGGCGTCACCGAGCCCGACGACGAGGACTACCGGATGGTCCGGATCACCGAGCAGACCTGGTACGGCGTCCTGGTCTCCGTGCTCAACGGCGTGATCACGATCGACCAGGCCGACGCCGACATCCGCCTCGCGGCCCGCCTCCTGCTCGGACCCCGGTACGACGAGGGATCGGCCTCGTGAGCGGCCCGCTGCGGACGGTCGTCGTCACCGGGGCCGCCTCCGGCATCGGCGCCACCACCGCGTCCCTGCTGCGCTCCCGGGGTGATCGGGTCATCGGGGTGGACCTGCGCGACGTCGACGTGTGCGCCGACCTGTCCACGGCGGCCGGCCGGTCGGCCGCAGTCGCCGGGGTCGCGGAGCTGGTCGGCCCGGACGCGCTGGACGGCCTCGTGACCTGCGCCGGCCTGAGCCGCGCGGGTGCCCCCCAGGTCAGCGTCAACTACTTCGGCACCGTCGACCTCGTGCTCGGCCTCCAGCCGCTGCTGGCCCGCTCCGCGGCGCCGCGCGTGGCCCTCGTCAGCTCGATCTCCTCGACCCAGCCCCACGACCCCGCCCTCGTCGAGGCCTGCCTCGCCGGCACCGAGGCGACCGCGCTGGAGCTGGCCGAGGCCGCCGTCGCCGACGGTCGCCCGCACGAGATCTACGCCTCGACCAAGGCGGCCCTGAACCGGTGGCTGCGCCGCGCCGCGGTGTCGCCCGAGTTCGCCGGAGCGGGGATCGCGGTCAACGCGGTGGCACCGGGCGTCGTACTCACACCGATGACGGAGGAGCTGGTCTCCAACCCGCAGTGGAAGGCCGTCATGGACGCCGCCGTCCCCATGCCCCTCAACGGCTACGCCCCGCCCGAGGCCATCGCCCACGCGCTGCTGTGGCTGCTCGCCCCCGAGAACACGCACATGGCCGGGCAGGTGGTCTTCGTCGACGGTGGGGCCGAGGCGCTCACGGTGGCGGTGGGAGTTTCACCGGCCGGCCGGTGAAACTCATGCTTGGACGGCGAAGTTTCGTCGTCCAAGCATGAGTTTCGTCGTCCAACCATCCGCGAAGAGTCCACAACCGCTTTCGGCGGGCTGGTTCTCCACAAGCTGTACGACGTCCAGAGGACTGGCCGGTCCGCGTTGCTGATGCTGGGCGAATGATCGAGTACCTGGTCAACGACAGCGGAATCCTCCTCCGGCGTGATGCCCTTGCAGCGGGTGTCGACGACAACGCCCTCAGGCGAGGCATCGACGCGGGCTTCCTCGTTCGGATGCGGCAAGGCGTCTACGTCCTTGCCGCGGTATGGGAGCAGGCGAACGCGCTGGAGCGACATCGTCTGCTCCTCGAGGGTGTCCGGCTCCTGTACGGCGACGGCGTGGCTGCATCCCACATCAGCGGGTGTGTGGAGCAGGGCGGGCCGACGTGGGGGATGGATCTCTCGGTGGTGCACCTGACGGACCTGACCGGCAAGGGGGAGCGGAGCGTGGGCAAGGTCGTCCACCATCGGGGCGTCTGCCTGGTATCGGACGTCACACGCGACGCCCAAGGTTGGATCACTGCACCCGCACGAACGGCGCTCGACACTGCTTGTCTGGTCAGTCAGGAGGCGGGTGTCGCCGTCGTCGACTGGTACCTCCAGAACGCGCTCACCACGATCGACGAGCTGCGACAACTGCACGAGCGGATGGCGGAGTGGCCGGGATCGATCGGGCTCCACCGCGTTCTCGGACTCGTGGACGGCAAGGCAGAGTCGGTCGGCGAGACGAGGACGAGGCTGATGTGCCGAGCCCACCGACTGCCGCCGCCAATCGCGCAGCTCGAGATCCACGACCACAACGGCCGGCTGATCGGTCGGGTCGACTTCGCGTGGCCACGGCATCG
Above is a genomic segment from Nocardioides aromaticivorans containing:
- a CDS encoding SDR family oxidoreductase, producing MSGPLRTVVVTGAASGIGATTASLLRSRGDRVIGVDLRDVDVCADLSTAAGRSAAVAGVAELVGPDALDGLVTCAGLSRAGAPQVSVNYFGTVDLVLGLQPLLARSAAPRVALVSSISSTQPHDPALVEACLAGTEATALELAEAAVADGRPHEIYASTKAALNRWLRRAAVSPEFAGAGIAVNAVAPGVVLTPMTEELVSNPQWKAVMDAAVPMPLNGYAPPEAIAHALLWLLAPENTHMAGQVVFVDGGAEALTVAVGVSPAGR
- a CDS encoding type IV toxin-antitoxin system AbiEi family antitoxin domain-containing protein; its protein translation is MIEYLVNDSGILLRRDALAAGVDDNALRRGIDAGFLVRMRQGVYVLAAVWEQANALERHRLLLEGVRLLYGDGVAASHISGCVEQGGPTWGMDLSVVHLTDLTGKGERSVGKVVHHRGVCLVSDVTRDAQGWITAPARTALDTACLVSQEAGVAVVDWYLQNALTTIDELRQLHERMAEWPGSIGLHRVLGLVDGKAESVGETRTRLMCRAHRLPPPIAQLEIHDHNGRLIGRVDFAWPRHRVMLEFDGMVKYHRHRRPGETIEDMVMREKQREDRLRELTGWTMVRITWADLARPEATVARILRALQSAA
- a CDS encoding TetR family transcriptional regulator, with the translated sequence MARIAEARKPAEPVSEEQKDRYRRILRAASKLGAEHGLERMQMNDVAKEAGVAIATLYRYFPSKTDLFVGVLHSQIQHLSSGSGSGSGVVAAAPAGERAAAVAEVLIGAGRGMLARPQLAMAMLQANNAAQLQGGREYTEANAAFHGVLLRALGVTEPDDEDYRMVRITEQTWYGVLVSVLNGVITIDQADADIRLAARLLLGPRYDEGSAS